One genomic region from Phragmites australis chromosome 1, lpPhrAust1.1, whole genome shotgun sequence encodes:
- the LOC133916215 gene encoding homeobox-leucine zipper protein HOX29-like, whose protein sequence is MVTAKEAAAMDASKYVRYTPEQVEALEKLYYECPKPSSLRRQQLVRDCPVLANVDPKQIKVWFQNRRCREKQRKESSRLQVLNRKLTAMNKLLMEENDRLQKQVSRLVYENGYYRQQTQSAGLATTDTSCESVVTSGQQNVATAPQAQPRDGSPSGLLSIADETLTEFLSKATGTAVEWVQMPGMKPGPDSIGIIAISHSCAGVAARACGLVGMEPAKVAEILKDRPLWLRDCRSMEVVNVLPAGNNGTIELLYMQLYAPTTLEPARDFWLLRYTSILDDGSLVVCERSLSSKQGGPSMPLVQPFIRGEMLPSGFLIRPSDGGGSVIHIVDHMDLEPWSVPEVVRPLYESSAMVAQKMSMAALRYLRQVAHEDTSSVITGWGRQPAALRALSQKLTRGFNEALNGLADDGWSVIESDGVDDVCISAKSPSKMINCNATFNNGLPIASRSVLCAKASMLLQDVSPPSLLRFMREQRSQWADSNLDAFFASAMKPNFCNLPMSRLGGFSDQVILPLAHTFDPEEFLEVIKIGNASNYQDALMHRDMFLLQMYNGVDENTAGTCSELIFAPIDASFSDDSPLLPSGFRIIPIDSRLDTSSPNCTLDLASTLEVGTPRGRITGSGSGNAACAGSKAVMTIAFQFAFESHLQDSVATMARQYMRSIIASAQRIALALSSSRLVPHAGIKRTPAASPEADTLSRWICQSYRFHFGAELIKSADASGCEPSLKALWHHANAILCCSLKALPVFTFANQSGLDMLETALVALQDITLEKVFDDQGKKNLCTELLPSIMEQGFACIQGGLCVSSLGRPVSYEEALAWKVTDDDNGAHCICFMFVNWSFV, encoded by the exons ATGGTGACGgcgaaggaggcggcggcgatggacGCGAGCAAGTACGTGCGGTACACGCCGGAGCAGGTGGAGGCGCTGGAGAAGCTCTACTACGAGTGCCCCAAGCCGAGCTCGCTGCGCCGCCAGCAGCTCGTCCGTGATTGCCCCGTCCTCGCCAACGTCGACCCTAAGCAGATCAAAGTCTGGTTTCAGAACCGCAG GTGCCGGGAGAAGCAGCGGAAGGAGTCGTCGCGGCTGCAGGTTCTGAACCGGAAGCTGACGGCCATGAACAAGCTGCTCATGGAGGAGAACGACCGCCTGCAGAAGCAGGTCTCGCGGCTCGTCTACGAGAACGGCTACTACCGCCAGCAGACGCAGAGC GCGGGGCTGGCGACGACGGACACGAGCTGCGAGTCGGTCGTCACCAGCGGCCAGCAGAACGTGGCGACGGCGCCACAGGCTCAGCCGCGCGACGGGAGCCCTTCTGG GTTGCTGTCCATTGCCGACGAGACATTGACGGAGTTTCTGTCCAAGGCCACCGGAACCGCCGTCGAGTGGGTCCAGATGCCCGGGATGAAG CCTGGTCCGGATTCCATTGGAATCATTGCCATTTCGCATAGTTGCGCGGGTGTCGCTGCGCGAGCTTGCGGCCTCGTGGGCATGGAGCCTGCGAAA GTTGCTGAAATCCTCAAGGACCGGCCGTTGTGGCTGCGCGATTGCCGGTCCATGGAAGTAGTGAATGTGCTGCCTGCTGGCAACAACGGCACAATCGAGCTGCTCTACATGCAG CTCTATGCTCCGACGACACTGGAACCAGCTCGCGACTTTTGGCTGCTGCGGTACACCTCCATACTTGATGATGGAAGTTTAGTG GTATGCGAAAGATCACTCAGTAGCAAGCAAGGCGGCCCAAGCATGCCTCTTGTCCAGCCTTTTATCAGGGGCGAGATGCTTCCTAGTGGGTTCTTGATCCGGCCTAGCGATGGTGGAGGCAGTGTCATACACATCGTTGATCATATGGACTTGGAG CCTTGGAGCGTGCCTGAAGTTGTGCGTCCACTGTATGAATCGTCTGCAATGGTTGCCCAGAAGATGTCAATGGCG GCTTTGCGCTATCTTAGGCAGGTGGCGCATGAAGATACCAGTTCTGTAATAACCGGATGGGGAAGACAGCCTGCTGCTTTGCGGGCTCTGAGCCAAAAGCTGACCAG AGGTTTCAATGAAGCTCTCAATGGGCTTGCTGACGATGGGTGGTCTGTGATTGAAAGCGATGGAGTGGACGATGTTTGTATCTCTGCTAAATCACCGAGTAAAATGATCAACTGCAATGCAACTTTCAATAATGGCCTGCCCATAGCCAGTCGCAGTGTTCTCTGTGCAAAGGCATCGATGCTGCTGCAG GATGTTTCTCCACCATCGCTCCTGCGGTTTATGCGTGAACAGCGGTCACAGTGGGCTGACAGTAATTTAGATGCATTCTTTGCTTCTGCAATGAAACCTAATTTCTGCAATTTGCCTATGTCTCGCCTCGGAGGATTTAGTGATCAGGTCATACTTCCTTTAGCCCACACGTTTGACCCTGAAGAA TTCCTCGAGGTTATAAAAATAGGAAATGCCAGTAATTATCAAGACGCACTCATGCACCGTGACATGTTTCTGTTGCAG ATGTACAATGGGGTAGACGAGAACACTGCAGGCACTTGTTCAGAGCTCATCTTTGCACCAATAGATGCATCGTTCAGTGACGATTCCCCACTGCTGCCTTCCGGTTTCCGCATCATTCCGATCGACTCTCGTCTT GACACATCTAGTCCCAACTGCACTTTGGACCTTGCTTCCACCCTTGAAGTTGGAACGCCCCGGGGCAGGATAACCGGCAGTGGTTCCGGGAATGCTGCTTGTGCCGGTTCCAAGGCTGTGATGACGATCGCGTTTCAGTTTGCATTTGAGAGCCACCTGCAGGATAGTGTTGCAACCATGGCAAGGCAGTATATGCGCAGCATCATCGCATCGGCTCAGAGGATAGCACTGGCACTCTCGTCGTCGCGCCTCGTTCCTCATGCCGGCATCAAACGCACGCCTGCTGCTAGTCCGGAGGCAGACACACTCTCCAGATGGATTTGCCAGAGTTACAG ATTCCACTTTGGTGCCGAACTTATCAAGTCTGCAGACGCCAGCGGCTGTGAACCGAGCCTTAAAGCCCTTTGGCATCATGCCAATGCTATACTCTGCTGCTCTTTAAAG GCCCTGCCAGTCTTCACATTTGCTAACCAATCGGGCCTCGACATGCTTGAGACGGCTCTGGTGGCACTCCAAGATATCACCCTCGAGAAAGTCTTCGACGATCAAGGGAAGAAGAACCTGTGCACAGAGCTCCTCCCCAGCATAATGGAGCAGGGGTTCGCGTGCATTCAGGGCGGGCTGTGCGTGTCGAGCCTGGGCAGGCCGGTGTCGTACGAGGAGGCGCTGGCGTGGAAGGTGACCGACGACGACAACGGCGCGCACTGCATTTGCTTCATGTTTGTCAATTGGTCTTTTGTTTGA